The genomic stretch TATGATCTGAGAGAGAGGAGATGTTTACGTGAAGAGAGTCTTCGTGTTAGCTTTGTTGTCGCTGGTGTTTGTGGCGAGTTCCTGCTGGGGGGCGGATAAGGTGGTCACCGCCGTCGGCGATCCCTGGCCCCCCTTTGGAGATCCGGAAAAACAATCTAAAGGATTGGCGGTGGAGATAGCCGAGGCCGCCATGAAGACCCAGGGATACAGGTTTGAAATGTCCTTTATGCCCTGGGCCAGGGCGGAGGATGGGGTAAAAAAAGGAACCTATGACTTTTTGCTCTACGTATGGGTTACCGAGGCCAGAAAATCTACCATGTTTTACAGTGAGCCCTATGGGGAGAACCGTCTTGTTTTTATAAAACCAAAAGGAAGTAACTTTGAGTACAATGGAGTGGGCAGCTTGAAAGGCCTTACCGTAGGGGTGGTTCGGGACTACGGCTACGGCGACGAGTTTATGAACGCTAAAGGCTTTAATAGAGAGGCAGCGCCGGACTTTATGACAAACGCAAAGAAGCTGGCGGCGGGAAGGATAGACCTGACCGTAGAGGACGAGGTGGTCGCCAGCTCCTTGCTTATGGGCACCGATCTGGCGGATAAAATCGCCTTTACCGAGAACGCCCTTTCCGTAGAGCCTCTTCACGTCACCTCAGGCCTTGCAAACCCCAGGCATAAAGAGCTTATAGAGGCCTTCAACAGAGGGCTTGAGGAGATAAAGAAAGACGGTACCTACGATCTCATTCTAGGCCATTATGGGTTAAAGTAGAGACGCAGTAAAAACAGGGGCCTTTCTAAAGGCCCCTGTTGGTTATCCTATGAGTTCTTCTCTATCGTGTCTTTTCTTGAGGTATCTGGAGCATTGCTTCATCCTGTCGTATCCCAGCATTATCCCCAGGATGAAGTCCTGTTCGTCGGTCAGCCTGGACAGGTCTATGGTGCCAAACCTCTGGACCACCGATATACAGTCAGGATGGCCGAAAAAGACGTTTACCCTCTCCTCGCCTATCTGATGTACCAGATAGGGAATGCCGTAGTGATCCAGCTTGTGGACTATGGCCGGAAGGTCCGATATAGGCGCGGTGTGGAGGATCAGGTTTCTGAGCCCTTTCCAGTATTTGTAGACGTGGTGACAGAAAATCTCCAACGTTATACCTCCTGCTCTCCCGAACAAAGATGAAGCCCGGGGGGAACCGGGCTTCCGCATTGAGAGGGGGAATTGACATCATGTCAGGAAAGAACGGAAGGGGAGTTCGTTCTATCTAACTTCCCGACTGACCATAGGATACACCCTGGAGTTCGTTTTGTCAAACACTTTTTAGGTGGCTTTTTCGGTCATCCGTCTCCACTTAGACTCCCTCTCGTATCGCCTCTGTGCCAGGAGTTCCTGCCTCTGCTTTTTCTCTTCCCAGTCTTCCTCCGCCAGCTCCCGCGTCTTTTCCCTGTTTTTTTGAGCTTTCTTTTTGAGGTCTTTCATCTCGTAAAAGGCCTTACGCCTTTCTTGTCCCTCCCTGACGGTATCGTTGTGAATATCGACCATATCAGTTAACGTTTTTTCGATTTTTTTCTCCGATTTTTTGTATTCCTCTATCAGCTCTTTTGCCGTCTGAGGAGTCTTTGCCGGTGCGATCCTGTCTATCCTCATAACGATTCCCCCTCTCAAGCTGGTCGGTTACCTGTATATATTATCGGATCTTTGGCCT from Dethiosulfovibrio salsuginis encodes the following:
- a CDS encoding substrate-binding periplasmic protein, giving the protein MKRVFVLALLSLVFVASSCWGADKVVTAVGDPWPPFGDPEKQSKGLAVEIAEAAMKTQGYRFEMSFMPWARAEDGVKKGTYDFLLYVWVTEARKSTMFYSEPYGENRLVFIKPKGSNFEYNGVGSLKGLTVGVVRDYGYGDEFMNAKGFNREAAPDFMTNAKKLAAGRIDLTVEDEVVASSLLMGTDLADKIAFTENALSVEPLHVTSGLANPRHKELIEAFNRGLEEIKKDGTYDLILGHYGLK
- a CDS encoding DUF2023 family protein yields the protein MEIFCHHVYKYWKGLRNLILHTAPISDLPAIVHKLDHYGIPYLVHQIGEERVNVFFGHPDCISVVQRFGTIDLSRLTDEQDFILGIMLGYDRMKQCSRYLKKRHDREELIG